The following nucleotide sequence is from Microbulbifer sp. A4B17.
CTTCAGGTTGAACAACGCTTGAGCCACCCCTGGCTCGACCGTATTGCAGCAGTGGGCTGCTTACTGGGGATACTGCATACCGCGTGCCAAGCTAGAAAAATCCCAGTCAATGAATTCTTCCGAAAAAATGTGTCAATAAACCCATTAGCAGCACCGACTTGGCGCAACATTAATCACTGTAGCCCCTTTTATGTGCAGAAAAGTCAGGAAATATCGCTTTATCGATTGGATTTTTAATGGGGAGTGGCCGCTTTGGCCGGGATAGCAGATATTTTGGACGCCAGATGTGGATTGTGGGAAATACCGCTATGGGACTCCTCGGCGACAGAGATTAGAATGGCCCACGAACCTGACCCAGGCGTCGCACTCACGACCTCGGGTTGAGAGTTCTCCGGAGCGCCACCAGCGTATCTGTAATCAGGTAACAACGATTCCCAAAAGACGAAGGGAGAGACTGTAAGGATGATCATCCAGCCGAAAGTACGCGGTTTTATTTGTACCAATGCCCACCCGCAGGGCTGCGCTGCTAACGTACGCGAGCAGATTGAGTATATTCAGTCCCAGCCAGCGGTCGAAAATGGGCCCAAAAAGGTGCTGGTGATAGGTGCCTCCACAGGTTATGGCCTGGCATCACGAATTACAGCTGCTTTTGGTTGCGGCGCAAGTACCCTTGGTGTGTTCTTCGAGAAGCCGCCTACTGAAAAGCGCACAGCTTCTGCGGGTTATTACAATTCCGCAGCTTTTGAGCAGGAGGCCCACAAAGCGGGGCTTTACGCAAAGAGTATCAATGGCGATGCCTTTTCAGATGAGGTGAAAGCCCAGACTGTAGAGATGATCAAAGAAGACCTCGGTCAGGTTGATCTCGTGGTTTACAGCTTGGCATCCCCGCGTCGCACAGACCCGAAAAGCGGTGAGCTGTATAGCTCTGTACTCAAGCCCATTAACAAATCTTACACTGCCAAGAATCTGAACACTGACAAGCTGGAGATCTCCGATATTACTTTGGAGCCGGCGAGTGACGAAGAGATCGCAAATACCGTCAAGGTTATGGGTGGTGAAGACTGGGAACTATGGATGCAGGCCCTTGGCGATGCGGGAGTCCTGGCTGATAACTGCAAAACAGTGGCCTACACCTATATTGGTGAAAAGTTGACCTGGCCGATTTATGGTCATGCGACTATCGGTAAAGCTAAAGAAGACCTCGATCGCGCGGCAAAAGCGATCACCGATAGCGGTAAGGCTGCGGCTAACGTTGCCGTTTTGAAGGCGTTAGTTACCCAGTCCAGTTCTGCCATTCCGGTGATGCCGCTCTATATTTCCCTTGTCTACAAAATCATGAAAGAAGAGGGGACTCATGAGGGCTGTATCGAACAGCTCTACCGCCTCTACACCGAGGGACTCTATACCGATACTCCGCGTCTTGATGATGTGAGCCGATTGCGTATGGATGAGAAAGAGTTGCGCCCTGAGACCCAGGCTAAGATTGAAAAGCTGTGGCCTGAGGTAACTGCTGAGAACCTGTTCGACCTGACTGACTTTAAAGGTTATCAGGCGGACTTTCTCAAGTTGTTTGGGTTTGGTGTGAATGGCATTGATTACGATGCCGATACCTCTCCTCTGGTTGATGCCAACTTCAAATGATTTCTAGCGGGGCTCTATTTAGGGGCCCGCTTCTCCCTTTCTTTACTCTCTTCCTACAACTCTTCTTCTCAAAACCGCATAATTCGCTTTTTCGGCTTATGGGGGCTTTTCAATGGAGTATCGCCAACTCGGCACCACCAGCCTGAAGGTCAGCAAGATCTGCCTGGGCACCATGACCTATGGTGAACAGAATAGTGAGAATGAAGCTGCTGAGCAGCTCGACTATGCGCTGGCGCAGGGAGTTAATTTTATTGATTGTGCAGAAATGTACCCAGTACCGCCACGGCCAGAAACCCAGGGGCGAACGGAGGAATATATCGGCAATTGGTTGGCCGCACGTGGAGGTCGGCAGCAGGTTGTTCTCGCCACCAAAGTAGCCGGTCGCAGTGCAGCTAACTCGGGCGTTGGCCATATCCGCTCGGGCCCCCGTTTGAATCGCGAGCAGATTTTGCAGGCTTGTGATGATTCCCTAAAGCGTCTCCGCACCGACTATATCGATCTCTATCAAGTCCACTGGCCGGAGAGACAGACTAATTTCTTTGGACGCTTGGACTATTCCCACGGCAGCGATGATGGTGTATCCATTGCTGAAACACTGGGTGCGCTGGAGGAGTTGGTGGAGCAGGGGAAAGTTCGCCATAT
It contains:
- a CDS encoding NADP(H)-dependent aldo-keto reductase, which translates into the protein MEYRQLGTTSLKVSKICLGTMTYGEQNSENEAAEQLDYALAQGVNFIDCAEMYPVPPRPETQGRTEEYIGNWLAARGGRQQVVLATKVAGRSAANSGVGHIRSGPRLNREQILQACDDSLKRLRTDYIDLYQVHWPERQTNFFGRLDYSHGSDDGVSIAETLGALEELVEQGKVRHIGISNETPWGMFEYLQQAIAYGKPRVVSIQNPYNLLNRAFEVGCAEIAIRERCGLLAYSPLAFGVLSGKYLGGKKPEGARLTRYERFQRYAGERTLAATQAYVDLARQFGLDPAQMALAFVNHQPFVTSNIIGATTMEQLRSNISSAEITLDDEQLVAIDAIHQDNPNPAP
- the fabV gene encoding enoyl-ACP reductase FabV, with translation MIIQPKVRGFICTNAHPQGCAANVREQIEYIQSQPAVENGPKKVLVIGASTGYGLASRITAAFGCGASTLGVFFEKPPTEKRTASAGYYNSAAFEQEAHKAGLYAKSINGDAFSDEVKAQTVEMIKEDLGQVDLVVYSLASPRRTDPKSGELYSSVLKPINKSYTAKNLNTDKLEISDITLEPASDEEIANTVKVMGGEDWELWMQALGDAGVLADNCKTVAYTYIGEKLTWPIYGHATIGKAKEDLDRAAKAITDSGKAAANVAVLKALVTQSSSAIPVMPLYISLVYKIMKEEGTHEGCIEQLYRLYTEGLYTDTPRLDDVSRLRMDEKELRPETQAKIEKLWPEVTAENLFDLTDFKGYQADFLKLFGFGVNGIDYDADTSPLVDANFK